From the Harpia harpyja isolate bHarHar1 chromosome 16, bHarHar1 primary haplotype, whole genome shotgun sequence genome, one window contains:
- the LOC128152448 gene encoding zinc finger and BTB domain-containing protein 8A-like isoform X2, whose product MEISSHQFHLLEQLNEQRKQDLFCDCNILVEGKVFKAHRNVLFASSGYFKMLLSQSSKEASQPTIATFEVFSPETFMVILDFVYSGILSLTGQNVIEVMSAASYLQMTDILNVCKTFIKSSLDINEKEKDHYLSLSAKSTSSEPAHPSLYRSRRKAKSNPRRSYSIPDEKANTVNENSWSSYSSYLSSQVILQRAETQLSKRGRKQGSTRKRRKHLGLSQTRDFVQYKSNKAERASGGCSASDSSHISRVREEVEFDAENDVDHDDYGYNHESEVIPKKWSVAQLEQELSRTPEFMELKAEELYTSMPTILGVMSSWNEDDLPRMRFKCPFCTHTVKRRADLKRHLRCHTGERPYPCEACGKRFTRLEHLRNHFQTIHQAGKLICRKCKRHVTELTGCVVQQGTRRYRLCPKCLAEANFDSIPDDLDAEHSPISSTGNKRSKWALEEEQKSDEETMEEEPYNLVVRHVNDDIPDEVDEKVKPNLR is encoded by the exons ATGGAGATTTCTTCCCATCAGTTTCACCTCCTAGAGCAGCTAAACGAACAACGGAAGCAAGACTTGTTCTGTGACTGCAATATCCTGGTCGAGGGCAAGGTCTTTAAGGCGCATCGCAATGTGCTGTTTGCCAGCAGCGGCTATTTCAAAATGCTCCTTTCGCAGAGCTCGAAGGAGGCGAGTCAGCCGACAATAGCTACTTTTGAGGTCTTCTCCCCAGAGACATTTATGGTTATCCTGGACTTCGTGTATTCAGGCATACTGTCTTTAACCGGTCAGAATGTCATTGAAGTCATGTCAGCTGCTAGCTATCTGCAGATGACAGATATTCTTAATGTCTGTAAGACATTCATTAAGTCCTCACTCGATATTAACGAAAAGGAAAAGGATCACTACCTCAGCCTTTCGGCCAAAAGTACAAGCAGTGAACCTGCCCATCCATCTCTTTATCGGtcaagaaggaaagcaaagagcaaCCCCAGGCGTTCCTATTCAATCCCGGATGAAAAGGCTAATACGGTAAACGAAAATTCCTGGAGTAGCTACAGCAGCTACCTGTCCTCACAGGTGATTCTTCAGCGGGCAGAAACACAGCTATCgaaaagaggcagaaaacagGGCTCAACGAGAAAGCGCCGAAAGCACCTCGGACTGTCACAGACCCGTGATTTTGTGCAGTATAAATCAAACAAAGCTGAGCGGGCCAGCGGAGGTTGCAGCGCGTCAGATTCCAGCCACATCTCTCGGGTTAGAGAGGAGGTCGAATTTGATGCCGAGAATGACGTTGATCATGATGATTATGGATATAATCACGAATCGGAAGTGATACCAAAGAAGTGGTCTGTTGCTCAGCTAGAACAAGAACTTTCAAGAACTCCCGAGTTCATGGAATTAAAGGCAGAGGAACTGTACACCTCAATGCCCACAATTTTAGGTGTAATGAGTAGTTGGAACGAAG ATGACCTACCTCGGATGCGATTCAAATGCCCCTTCTGTACACACACAGTGAAACGACGCGCAGACCTGAAGCGACATCTTCGGTGTCACACAGGGGAGCGACCGTACCCGTGCGAAGCGTGTGGGAAAAGGTTCACCCGACTAGAGCATCTACGTAACCACTTCCAAACG ATACATCAAGCTGGCAAACTGATCTGCAGAAAATGCAAGCGTCACGTAACTGAACTAACAGGATGTGTTGTTCAGCAAGGAACAAGACGCTACAGACTGTGCCCTAAGTGTCTAGCAGAAGCTAATTTTGACAGCATCCCTGACGATTTAGATGCAGAACATTCTCCTATCTCCTCCACAGGAAACAAACGTTCCAAATGGGCTTTGGAGGAGGAACAGAAATCAGATGAAGAGACAATGGAGGAGGAACCATATAATTTGGTTGTCCGACATGTTAATGATGATATTCCAGATGAGGTAGATGAAAAGGTGAAACCAAATCTTAGGTAg